From one Microcoleus sp. FACHB-831 genomic stretch:
- a CDS encoding DUF3137 domain-containing protein — protein MGFLREIFGPSKEEVWQELCNQIGGEMKGGFWGGNKVEIRVKEWIIILDTYTVSTGKSSTTYTRMRSPYVNRDGFQFAIYRQGFFSEVGKVFGMQDIETGDSEFDRNFQIQGNDEFKARELFANPKIRYLIQQQPSIHFEVKDDEGWFRASFPEKVDELYFQVTGVIKDVERLKSLYELFAETLNQLCHIGSAYEDDPNLRL, from the coding sequence ATGGGCTTTTTGAGAGAAATATTCGGCCCTAGTAAAGAAGAAGTCTGGCAAGAACTGTGTAACCAAATCGGCGGGGAAATGAAAGGCGGATTCTGGGGTGGGAACAAAGTTGAGATACGGGTTAAAGAATGGATAATTATTCTGGATACCTACACGGTTTCTACGGGTAAAAGTTCTACTACTTATACTAGAATGCGATCGCCCTATGTAAATAGGGATGGTTTTCAGTTTGCCATCTATCGCCAAGGCTTTTTCAGCGAAGTAGGAAAAGTGTTTGGAATGCAGGATATTGAAACTGGCGATTCTGAATTTGACCGCAACTTCCAGATCCAAGGTAATGATGAATTTAAAGCAAGGGAATTATTTGCAAACCCCAAAATTCGTTATCTAATTCAGCAGCAACCCTCGATTCACTTTGAAGTTAAAGACGATGAAGGCTGGTTTCGCGCCAGTTTCCCTGAAAAAGTCGATGAACTTTATTTTCAAGTAACAGGCGTCATCAAAGATGTCGAAAGGCTAAAATCTCTGTACGAGTTATTTGCCGAGACCCTGAATCAACTATGCCACATAGGTTCAGCTTACGAAGACGATCCAAACCTCAGACTTTGA